From one Planktothrix agardhii NIES-204 genomic stretch:
- a CDS encoding FHA domain containing protein, which translates to MSPSETPCLSIAIARMNTSVAHHFAIWVVQSPDWNGYVHHDSSWPEPLSQTWQAWLELFSPHSIPNGLCSPPPGNLSLTAAANSGRQLSYTTRLMQQFGINLWQWLFQGSIQASLHRSQGIAIGQDQPLRIRLDLRDPDLIPIPWETMQPQGGQPAISLSQNLWFSRTTFDVNPLPQRLVAQGLNILLVLGESQTPGLSHNSELSKLALEKEAIALGKAFEQCGMDTQGNRVESGVYCGVKTLIEPTVEELIAELETDRYNVLFYGGHGVPAPDGGLLFLRPDTTVNGTELAQVLVRCGIILAVFNACWSAHPAVETVSTPSNSLFQAIPSSSLAKVFIHHGVPAVLGMRDSITDGEALTFIQAFARALGERLPVDQAVAIARQQLLALYKFNQPAWTLPILYMHPEFDGVLVQPLERIRTEMPSSSVTGFGDVLRAWLRLYNPGSNTPAQVLPIDTGLMRVGRGKGNDVIISEQWVSSKHAEIFCRHSSDGKTQPNYFLRDFSRYGTLVFHTQEWQRIHHQEIPLISGMQLKFGSSQGQLLEFVIEGE; encoded by the coding sequence ATGTCCCCTTCAGAAACTCCTTGCTTAAGTATTGCGATCGCTCGGATGAATACCTCCGTTGCCCATCATTTTGCAATTTGGGTGGTACAATCTCCCGATTGGAATGGATATGTTCACCATGATAGTAGCTGGCCCGAACCCCTTTCCCAAACTTGGCAAGCGTGGTTAGAACTATTTTCGCCCCATAGTATTCCTAATGGTTTGTGTTCTCCTCCTCCTGGCAATTTGTCCTTAACTGCTGCTGCCAATTCGGGGCGACAACTTAGTTATACCACCCGTTTAATGCAGCAATTTGGGATTAATCTCTGGCAGTGGTTATTTCAGGGATCAATTCAAGCTAGTTTACACCGCAGTCAAGGGATTGCCATTGGCCAGGATCAACCCCTACGCATTCGCTTAGACCTGAGAGATCCTGATTTAATCCCTATTCCTTGGGAAACGATGCAACCCCAAGGCGGTCAACCGGCGATTTCCCTTAGTCAAAATCTGTGGTTTAGTCGTACCACCTTTGATGTTAACCCCCTGCCTCAGCGTTTGGTGGCCCAAGGGTTGAATATTTTGTTGGTTTTGGGGGAAAGTCAAACCCCTGGGTTATCCCATAATTCGGAATTATCGAAATTGGCCTTAGAAAAAGAAGCGATCGCCCTGGGTAAAGCCTTTGAACAATGTGGCATGGATACCCAGGGAAATCGAGTCGAGAGCGGGGTTTACTGTGGCGTTAAAACCCTGATTGAACCCACTGTTGAAGAACTGATTGCAGAATTAGAAACCGACCGTTATAACGTTTTATTTTATGGGGGACATGGAGTACCAGCCCCCGATGGTGGGTTATTATTTCTGCGTCCCGATACGACCGTTAATGGGACGGAACTGGCCCAGGTCTTAGTCCGATGTGGGATTATTCTAGCGGTGTTTAACGCCTGTTGGAGTGCTCACCCGGCTGTAGAAACGGTGTCAACCCCATCTAATTCACTGTTTCAAGCAATTCCTAGCAGTAGTTTAGCTAAGGTATTTATCCATCATGGGGTTCCGGCGGTGTTGGGTATGCGGGACTCCATTACCGACGGCGAGGCGTTAACCTTTATTCAGGCCTTTGCTAGAGCTTTAGGGGAACGTCTTCCCGTGGATCAGGCGGTGGCCATCGCCCGTCAGCAGTTATTAGCCCTATATAAGTTTAATCAACCCGCTTGGACGTTACCGATATTATATATGCACCCGGAATTTGACGGGGTGTTAGTCCAGCCCTTAGAACGGATTAGGACGGAAATGCCCAGTAGTTCGGTGACGGGGTTTGGGGATGTTCTTAGGGCGTGGTTACGACTCTATAACCCTGGGAGTAATACCCCGGCCCAGGTTTTGCCGATTGATACCGGATTAATGCGGGTGGGTCGCGGAAAAGGGAATGATGTGATTATTTCTGAACAGTGGGTTTCTTCTAAACACGCCGAAATTTTTTGTCGTCATAGTTCCGATGGCAAAACCCAACCTAATTATTTTTTAAGGGATTTTTCTCGCTATGGAACTTTGGTTTTTCATACTCAAGAATGGCAACGCATCCACCATCAAGAAATTCCGTTAATATCGGGAATGCAGTTAAAATTTGGCAGTTCTCAGGGGCAATTGTTAGAATTTGTAATTGAGGGAGAATAG
- a CDS encoding cell growth regulatory protein, translating to MKSDNSQLYIPRQGDIIWIDFIPQIGREQAGRRPAIVISKTTYNRRVGLALVCPITSRVKGYPFEIPIPEGLAVSGVVLADQIKSFDWQARQAEFACKMPPEVLIQVVAKLMNLLPEIEI from the coding sequence ATGAAATCTGATAATTCTCAGTTGTATATTCCCCGTCAAGGTGATATCATTTGGATTGACTTTATTCCGCAAATCGGCAGGGAACAGGCAGGTCGCCGTCCAGCTATTGTTATCTCAAAAACAACATATAATCGCCGAGTTGGACTAGCTTTAGTCTGTCCAATTACTAGCCGAGTAAAAGGTTATCCTTTTGAAATACCAATTCCAGAAGGATTGGCAGTATCAGGAGTTGTTTTAGCCGATCAAATTAAATCATTTGATTGGCAAGCAAGACAAGCAGAGTTTGCTTGTAAAATGCCTCCAGAAGTCCTAATTCAAGTAGTGGCTAAATTAATGAACCTATTACCCGAAATAGAGATTTAG
- a CDS encoding putative ABC transporter ATP-binding protein, which translates to MKQKQPSSYKKLIPYIRTQGQTITKALVCTVAFTVFWPLLAWLAGQMAGYIGRGDVNAIAQLAGVAAVVFLVRGTVQYGQDTLMAKAALTIVLELRKQVYRHLQQLNIGYFETAKTGDLAYRLTEDIDRIGEVINKFFHQFIPCILQLIVVLGYMIYLNWQLTLATLIIAPFMAVLIGWFGEKLLTFTRHSQNRVSNLASLLTEVFSGIRLVQAFAAEEYEINRFSLEAEQNRKAKYLAEQIKALQFVVVGFLEAMSVILLFFLGGWQISQGNLTGGGFISYVAAVALLIDPISLTTGNYSDFKQGQASCDRIFELLDVQPTVVEKPHAFILPHVTGKVEYANVSFTYPKTDFSQSQEDNKPVLENLNLLVKPGEMVALVGPSGAGKTTLVTLLPRFYDRQSGTIKIDDIDIQDVTLKSLRRQIGIVPQDITLFSGTIAQNIAFGQSYYELKDVEIAAKIANAHAFIMEFPNGYQTLVGERGVNLSGGQRQRIAIARAVLLDPRILILDEATSALDSESEALVQEALERLMQDRTVFIIAHRLATVRRATRILVLEQGKIMESGTHQELLEKGDRYAQFYAQQFNT; encoded by the coding sequence TTGAAACAAAAACAACCCTCTAGTTACAAAAAATTAATTCCCTATATTCGTACCCAAGGACAAACTATTACTAAAGCCTTGGTTTGTACGGTTGCATTTACCGTATTTTGGCCGTTATTAGCCTGGTTAGCTGGACAAATGGCGGGTTATATTGGTCGGGGAGATGTGAACGCTATTGCTCAATTAGCGGGGGTGGCGGCGGTTGTTTTCCTTGTCCGAGGAACGGTACAATACGGTCAAGATACCTTGATGGCAAAAGCTGCTTTAACGATTGTTTTAGAATTAAGAAAACAGGTATATCGTCATTTACAACAACTGAATATTGGGTATTTTGAAACTGCCAAAACTGGAGATCTCGCCTATCGTCTCACGGAAGATATTGACCGAATTGGGGAAGTAATTAATAAATTTTTTCATCAATTTATTCCCTGTATTTTGCAATTAATTGTGGTTTTAGGATATATGATTTATCTTAACTGGCAATTAACCTTAGCTACTTTAATTATAGCCCCATTTATGGCGGTATTAATTGGTTGGTTTGGAGAAAAATTATTAACTTTTACTCGCCATAGTCAAAACCGAGTTTCTAATTTAGCCTCTTTATTAACAGAAGTCTTTAGTGGTATTCGCTTAGTCCAGGCATTTGCCGCCGAGGAGTATGAAATTAATCGCTTTAGTTTAGAAGCCGAACAAAACCGCAAAGCTAAATATTTAGCTGAACAAATTAAGGCTTTACAATTTGTGGTTGTTGGCTTTTTAGAAGCTATGAGTGTAATTTTATTATTCTTTTTGGGGGGATGGCAAATTTCCCAAGGGAATTTAACTGGGGGCGGATTTATTAGTTATGTGGCGGCGGTGGCATTATTAATCGATCCCATATCATTAACTACCGGTAATTATAGTGATTTTAAACAGGGTCAGGCTTCGTGCGATCGCATTTTTGAACTGTTAGATGTACAACCGACGGTTGTGGAAAAACCCCATGCTTTTATTCTACCCCATGTCACCGGAAAAGTTGAATATGCTAACGTTAGTTTTACCTATCCTAAAACCGATTTTTCCCAAAGTCAAGAAGATAATAAACCCGTTTTAGAAAATTTGAACCTATTAGTTAAACCGGGGGAAATGGTGGCCTTAGTGGGGCCGTCAGGAGCGGGAAAAACCACCTTAGTTACCCTGTTACCCCGATTTTATGATCGTCAATCAGGAACAATTAAAATTGATGATATTGATATTCAGGATGTCACCTTAAAAAGCCTACGGCGACAAATTGGAATTGTCCCCCAAGATATTACTTTATTCTCAGGAACTATTGCTCAAAATATTGCCTTTGGTCAATCCTATTATGAATTAAAAGATGTAGAAATTGCGGCTAAAATTGCTAATGCCCATGCCTTTATTATGGAGTTTCCTAATGGATATCAAACCCTAGTTGGCGAACGTGGCGTTAATTTATCGGGGGGACAACGACAAAGAATTGCGATCGCCAGGGCCGTATTATTAGACCCTAGAATCTTAATCTTAGATGAAGCCACATCCGCCTTAGATTCCGAGTCAGAAGCCCTGGTTCAAGAAGCCTTAGAACGATTAATGCAGGATCGAACGGTGTTTATTATTGCCCACCGTTTAGCCACAGTCAGACGGGCAACTCGCATTCTCGTCTTAGAACAGGGTAAAATTATGGAATCAGGAACCCATCAAGAACTCTTAGAAAAAGGCGATCGCTATGCTCAATTTTATGCTCAACAATTTAATACCTAA
- the polA gene encoding DNA polymerase I: MLEYPLLLLVDGHSLAFRSYYAFGKSRQGGLRTSTGIPTSVCFGFFKSLLDVMASHKPDYLAIAFDLKQPTFRHEADENYKADRTETPQDFIEDVENLKLLLQAFDLSIITAPGYEADDILGTLSHRGSQENYRVKILSGDQDLFQLINLEKNITVLHLEPGKGSNPTEFLAEQVYQKLQIYPYQVIDYKALCGDKSDNIPGVKGIGKTTAVKLLGEYHSLENIYAHIEDIKGATRKKLEEGKPDADHSQILARIIQDVPLEVGLEDLKLQGFDQAKIQRILEHLQLQTFLDKVNQIQKQFKGNIQLKTSETSVNTEEDTSFFTKEETEIYQQQKIANNPESKIKLRLIQTSEDLKQLVAILQNHTDTNYPVAWDTETTSLEHREAELVGIGCCWGTAPTDVAYIPLNHTQGTNLDKVQTLDLLRPILESDRYPKTFQNAKYDRLIFRVHGIELKGVVFDPMLANYVLDPEDTHNLIDLTRKYLGSELTAPSYNELVPKGKTIADINIAQVAEYCGMQVYVTFQLVDKIKAQFIDKPQLMKLLTDVEQPLEPVLADMEYGGVHLDIDYLQTLAEQLDKQLEITEIQAYEVAGEKFNLASPKQLSKLLFETLELSTKKTRQIKTGYSTDVNVLEKLQGDHPIIDIILEHRTLAKLKSTYVDALPTLVDANQRIHTSFNQTITATGRLSSSDPNLQNIPIKTEFSSKIRKAFITEPNWLLVSADYSQIELRILAHLSQEPILLEAYQNNQDVHTVTAKLLFEKATVTPEERRLGKTINFGVIYGMGAQRFAREAKVSSAEGKIFIERFNQRYSQVFAYLERVKKQAISQGYVETILGRRRYFDFQGDSLQTLKGVDINEIDLTQLKKKMGQNDAQLLRAAANAPIQGSSADIIKMAMVQVHQLLSQYQSQLVLQVHDELVFEIPETEWQEIQPQIKTIMEQVLPLSVPLVVDIHAGKNWKEAK; the protein is encoded by the coding sequence GTGTTGGAATATCCCCTATTGCTTTTAGTTGATGGTCATTCGTTGGCGTTTCGCTCCTATTATGCCTTTGGCAAAAGTCGCCAAGGGGGTTTACGCACGTCAACAGGTATTCCCACCAGTGTTTGTTTTGGATTTTTTAAGTCCTTATTGGATGTGATGGCGAGTCATAAACCCGATTATTTAGCGATCGCATTTGACTTAAAACAGCCCACTTTTCGCCATGAGGCTGATGAAAATTATAAAGCAGATCGGACAGAAACCCCTCAAGATTTTATTGAGGACGTGGAGAATTTAAAACTATTATTACAAGCCTTTGATCTTAGCATTATTACCGCCCCAGGTTATGAAGCTGATGATATTTTAGGGACGTTATCTCATAGGGGAAGTCAGGAGAATTATCGGGTTAAAATTCTATCGGGAGATCAGGATTTATTTCAGTTAATTAATCTGGAAAAAAATATTACTGTTTTACATTTAGAACCGGGTAAAGGAAGCAACCCTACGGAATTTTTAGCCGAACAGGTTTATCAGAAATTACAGATTTATCCCTATCAAGTCATTGATTATAAGGCATTGTGTGGGGATAAATCCGATAATATTCCTGGGGTAAAAGGTATTGGGAAAACTACGGCGGTTAAATTATTAGGAGAATATCATTCTTTAGAAAATATCTATGCCCATATTGAAGATATTAAAGGAGCAACGCGCAAGAAATTAGAAGAAGGAAAACCGGATGCTGATCATTCTCAAATATTAGCGCGAATTATTCAGGATGTACCCTTAGAAGTTGGTTTAGAAGATTTAAAATTACAAGGGTTTGATCAAGCTAAAATTCAACGGATTTTAGAACATTTACAATTACAAACTTTTTTAGATAAAGTTAATCAAATTCAAAAGCAATTTAAAGGAAATATTCAACTAAAAACATCAGAAACTTCAGTTAATACAGAGGAAGATACCAGTTTTTTCACTAAGGAAGAAACTGAAATTTATCAACAACAAAAAATAGCAAATAATCCCGAATCTAAGATTAAATTGCGTTTAATTCAAACGTCGGAAGACCTAAAACAGTTAGTTGCTATTTTACAAAATCATACTGATACTAATTATCCCGTTGCTTGGGATACGGAAACCACCTCTTTAGAACATCGAGAAGCGGAATTAGTGGGAATAGGTTGTTGTTGGGGAACAGCACCAACAGATGTGGCTTATATTCCTTTAAATCATACCCAAGGAACGAATTTAGATAAAGTTCAAACGTTAGATCTTTTACGTCCCATTTTAGAAAGCGATCGCTATCCAAAAACCTTTCAAAATGCTAAATATGATCGATTAATTTTTAGAGTTCATGGGATAGAATTAAAGGGCGTTGTCTTTGATCCGATGTTAGCAAACTATGTATTAGATCCTGAAGATACTCATAATTTAATTGATTTAACTCGCAAATATTTAGGTTCAGAATTAACAGCACCGAGTTATAATGAATTAGTACCAAAAGGAAAAACTATTGCAGATATTAATATTGCTCAAGTCGCTGAATATTGCGGAATGCAGGTTTATGTTACCTTTCAATTAGTCGATAAAATTAAAGCACAATTCATAGATAAACCTCAATTAATGAAACTCCTAACAGATGTTGAACAGCCCTTAGAACCTGTTTTAGCTGATATGGAATATGGGGGTGTGCATCTGGATATTGACTATTTACAGACCTTAGCAGAACAATTAGATAAACAGTTAGAAATTACTGAAATTCAAGCTTATGAAGTGGCGGGAGAAAAATTTAATTTAGCTTCTCCCAAACAACTCAGTAAACTCTTATTTGAAACCTTAGAATTAAGTACAAAAAAAACCCGACAAATTAAAACAGGATATTCAACGGATGTGAATGTTTTAGAAAAATTACAAGGAGATCATCCCATTATTGATATAATATTAGAACATCGAACCTTAGCCAAACTCAAGTCAACTTATGTCGATGCTTTACCCACATTAGTAGATGCTAACCAACGCATTCATACCAGTTTTAACCAAACTATTACCGCCACGGGACGGTTATCTTCTTCTGATCCTAATTTGCAAAATATTCCGATTAAAACCGAATTTTCGAGTAAAATTAGAAAAGCATTTATTACCGAACCAAACTGGTTATTAGTTTCAGCCGACTATTCTCAAATTGAATTGAGAATTTTAGCTCATTTAAGTCAAGAACCGATTTTATTAGAAGCATATCAAAATAATCAAGATGTCCATACTGTTACCGCTAAGTTATTGTTTGAAAAAGCAACCGTAACTCCAGAAGAAAGACGGTTAGGAAAAACGATTAATTTTGGCGTAATTTATGGAATGGGGGCGCAAAGGTTCGCCCGGGAAGCTAAAGTTAGTAGTGCAGAAGGTAAGATATTTATTGAACGATTTAACCAACGGTATTCTCAGGTTTTTGCCTATTTAGAAAGGGTGAAAAAACAAGCAATTTCTCAAGGATATGTCGAAACAATATTAGGACGAAGACGTTATTTTGATTTCCAAGGAGACAGTCTACAAACCTTAAAAGGAGTTGATATTAATGAAATTGATTTAACCCAATTGAAGAAAAAAATGGGTCAAAATGATGCCCAACTATTAAGAGCCGCTGCTAACGCCCCCATACAGGGTTCTAGTGCTGATATTATTAAAATGGCAATGGTACAAGTACATCAACTTTTAAGCCAATATCAATCTCAATTAGTGTTACAAGTTCATGATGAATTAGTCTTTGAAATTCCCGAAACAGAATGGCAAGAAATTCAACCACAAATTAAGACTATTATGGAACAAGTGCTTCCCTTAAGTGTTCCTTTAGTTGTAGATATTCACGCCGGAAAAAACTGGAAAGAAGCGAAGTAA
- a CDS encoding hypothetical protein (protein of unknown function DUF820): MMNQTLEQVIWTIQDVEGLPENEWIRYEILNGELFITRSPHRRHQQTCGKISTQLDIWSESNNLGVTIFAPGLIFSDIDSVIPDVVWVTHERLEQIEDEAGHLTGAPELVIEVLSPGKQNERRDKQAKLKLYSITGVQEYWIVNYSTKQVEIYRREQAQLVKVATLLEMDEITSPLLPGFSAMVSLLFP, from the coding sequence ATGATGAATCAAACCCTAGAACAAGTAATCTGGACAATTCAGGATGTCGAGGGATTACCGGAAAACGAATGGATACGTTATGAAATTCTTAATGGAGAACTCTTTATCACTCGCTCTCCCCATCGTCGTCATCAACAAACTTGTGGTAAAATTTCTACTCAACTTGATATTTGGTCAGAGTCGAATAATTTAGGCGTAACAATTTTTGCTCCGGGTTTAATCTTTTCTGATATTGATAGTGTTATTCCCGATGTGGTTTGGGTGACTCATGAAAGACTCGAACAAATTGAAGATGAAGCGGGACATTTAACCGGAGCACCGGAATTAGTAATTGAGGTTTTATCCCCTGGAAAACAAAACGAACGCCGCGACAAACAAGCTAAATTAAAACTCTATTCCATTACCGGAGTTCAGGAATATTGGATTGTTAATTATTCTACCAAACAAGTTGAAATTTATCGCCGAGAACAAGCACAATTAGTTAAGGTCGCCACCCTATTAGAAATGGATGAAATCACATCACCTTTATTACCTGGATTTAGTGCTATGGTGTCGTTACTGTTTCCTTAG
- a CDS encoding hypothetical protein (protein of unknown function DUF433), producing the protein MMLECDIIQVFDALSFYLDNQEEINHYIEQNRIPEELLKPQRARTLALQIFQDLKI; encoded by the coding sequence ATGATGTTAGAATGTGATATTATACAGGTCTTTGATGCCTTGAGTTTCTATTTAGATAATCAAGAGGAAATTAATCATTATATTGAACAAAATCGCATTCCTGAAGAATTATTAAAACCCCAGCGAGCGAGGACGCTCGCACTACAAATATTTCAGGATTTAAAAATATAA
- a CDS encoding cytosine-specific methyltransferase, protein MKNFIDLFSGAGGMSCGLEMAGFNCLLGIDFDKYSLETFQANHPHSQTILGDLREITTESIQDIIGNQIIDLICGGPPCQGFSTIGTNNQKDHRNFLFFEFLRMVETFKPNFIILENVTGLLAKKNESTLTLIINSFNQLGYTVDVKVLSAHHYGVPQARRRTILLGNRFGVGNIYPEKRFKDSEKDPDILPLPRTVEWAFNTLLEFEGQSFNHDLKTAQIKNELERERIHYIPEGKGIRYERDQLAYLPPALWYDIDWKNIREERFRETKLKRLDSNYHSGTINTNKTTYYHPTEDRYLTPREAAAIQSFPPDYIFYGTSSQQWRQIGNAVPPLLAASVGEAILKLDKLKDQLDKGYSISDLHAVRSKAFTYR, encoded by the coding sequence ATGAAAAACTTTATTGATTTATTCTCCGGCGCTGGCGGAATGTCCTGTGGGTTAGAAATGGCAGGATTTAACTGTTTATTAGGAATAGATTTTGATAAATATTCCTTAGAAACCTTTCAAGCTAATCATCCCCATTCTCAAACAATTTTAGGAGATTTACGCGAAATTACAACCGAATCAATTCAAGATATTATTGGGAATCAAATAATAGATTTAATTTGTGGTGGCCCTCCTTGTCAGGGATTTTCAACTATTGGGACAAATAATCAAAAAGATCATCGAAATTTTCTATTTTTTGAGTTTTTGCGAATGGTAGAAACCTTTAAACCTAACTTTATTATTCTGGAAAACGTTACCGGGTTATTAGCAAAAAAGAATGAAAGTACATTAACATTAATTATTAATAGTTTTAACCAATTGGGTTATACTGTGGATGTTAAGGTATTATCCGCCCATCATTATGGTGTTCCCCAAGCCAGACGACGAACTATTTTATTAGGAAATCGTTTTGGAGTTGGTAACATTTATCCAGAAAAACGATTTAAAGACTCGGAAAAAGATCCTGATATTTTACCCTTACCCCGCACGGTGGAATGGGCGTTTAATACTTTATTAGAGTTTGAAGGTCAAAGTTTTAACCATGATTTGAAAACGGCTCAAATTAAAAACGAATTAGAAAGAGAAAGAATCCATTATATCCCTGAAGGGAAAGGAATTCGTTATGAACGAGATCAGTTAGCCTATCTCCCGCCTGCGTTATGGTATGATATAGATTGGAAAAATATTAGAGAAGAACGATTTCGAGAAACAAAATTAAAGCGTTTAGATAGTAATTACCATTCCGGTACAATTAATACAAATAAAACCACCTATTATCATCCCACAGAAGATCGTTATTTGACTCCGCGAGAAGCCGCCGCTATCCAATCTTTTCCACCGGATTATATTTTTTATGGAACATCCTCTCAACAATGGCGACAAATTGGTAATGCAGTCCCCCCATTATTAGCTGCATCAGTAGGAGAAGCTATTTTAAAGTTAGATAAACTCAAAGATCAGTTAGATAAGGGTTATTCAATCTCAGATCTTCATGCAGTTCGTTCTAAAGCTTTTACTTACAGGTAA